Proteins encoded in a region of the Hippocampus zosterae strain Florida chromosome 11, ASM2543408v3, whole genome shotgun sequence genome:
- the LOC127610186 gene encoding annexin A11-like isoform X1 gives MSYPGYPPQAGGYPPQPGAYPPQAGAYPPQPGTYPPQAGGYPPQPGGYPPQAGGYPPQAGGYPPQAGGYPPQAGGYPPQAGGFPPQAGGFPPQAGGYPPAPPPGSWGGGPAGGYPSIGVDNLTNPGYNAGMASQMCQGVGCFLPNPSMYAHAPGDYPPGGYGAPFPNQQSYGLYPQPGGAMPQGPAMGYPGQPMPGYPRAPSPNPTGYGAAPAPMPGYPKVPSPNPSMQAYGGGAMPMAPPVKKGFRGTIKDFPGADPLKDVEVLRKAMKGFGTDEQAIIDLLGSRSNKQRVPLLRAYKTSFGKDLIKDLHSELSGDFRKLVMATLKSPAQFDASEIHSAIKGAGTDEACLIEILSSRSNAEIKEITRIYKTEYKKSMEDAISSDTSGHFRRLLISLAQGNRDERPNVDLSLAKQDAQALYAAGENKLGTDESKFNAILCARSKSHLATVFLEYQKMCGRDIEKSISREMSGDLESGMLAVVKCIKNTPAYFAERLYKAMKGAGTKDTTLIRIMVSRSEVDMLDIRQQYVKNYGKSLYTDISGDTSGDYKKLLLKLCGGND, from the exons ATGAGTTACCCTGGCTACCCTCCTCAAGCTGGTGGATACCCACCACAACCTGGTGCTTACCCACCTCAAGCAGGGGCTTACCCTCCTCAGCCTGGCACCTACCCTCCTCAGGCTGGCGGATACCCACCACAACCTGGCGGCTACCCACCTCAGGCAGGCGGTTACCCGCCCCAAGCGGGCGGCTACCCACCGCAGGCGGGCGGTTACCCACCCCAAGCAGGAGGTTACCCACCCCAGGCCGGAGGTTTTCCACCCCAGGCCGGAGGTTTTCCACCCCAGGCCGGAGGATACCCACCAGCACCTCCACCAG GCAGCTGGGGAGGCGGGCCTGCTGGCGGATATCCCTCCATAGGTGTGGACAACCTCACCAACCCAGGATACAATGCGGGCATG GCCAGCCAGATGTGCCAAGGAGTAGGGTGTTTTTTGCCAAACCCCTCCATGTACGCCCACGCCCCCGGGGACTACCCGCCTGGCGGGTACGGTGCACCTTTCCCTAACCAACAGTCATATGGCCTGTACCCGCAGCCAGGAGGAGCCATGCCTCAAGGCCCGGCGATGGGCTACCCAGGCCAGCCGATGCCCGGGTACCCTCGTGCACCATCTCCCAACCCTACCGGATACGGAGCAGCACCTGCACCTATGCCAGGGTACCCGAAGGTCCCTTCTCCAAATCCATCGATGCAAGCTTATGGAGGCGGAGCCATGCCAATGGCCCCGCCTGTTAAA AAAGGGTTCAGAGGGACAATCAAGGACTTTCCTGGAGCAGACCCTCTCAAGGATGTGGAGGTCCTGAGGAAGGCCATGAAGGGCTTTG GAACTGATGAACAGGCCATCATCGACTTGCTGGGGAGTCGTTCCAACAAGCAGCGTGTTCCTTTGCTCCGTGCCTACAAAACCTCCTTTGGAAAG GATCTGATTAAGGACCTCCACTCTGAACTGTCGGGCGACTTTAGGAAGCTGGTCATGGCCACATTGAAGAGCCCGGCTCAGTTTGACGCCTCTGAGATCCATAGTGCCATTAAG GGCGCTGGAACCGACGAAGCCTGTCTGATAGAAATCCTCTCGTCTCGTTCCAATGCTGAAATCAAGGAGATAACCCGTATTTACAAAACAG AATACAAGAAGTCTATGGAGGATGCCATCAGCAGTGACACCTCAGGACACTTCCGTAGGCTCCTGATCTCCCTCGCGCAG GGTAATCGTGATGAAAGACCAAATGTCGACCTCTCACTGGCCAAGCAAGATGCTCAG GCTCTGTATGCAGCTGGAGAGAACAAGCTGGGGACGGACGAGTCCAAATTTAATGCCATCTTATGTGCCAGGAGCAAAAGCCATCTCGCAACAG TTTTTCTGGAGTACCAGAAGATGTGCGGCAGGGATATCGAGAAGAGCATCAGCAGGGAGATGTCAGGAGACTTGGAGAGCGGCATGTTGGCTGTGg TGAAGTGTATTAAGAATACACCAGCCTACTTTGCTGAGCGGCTTTACAAGGCCATGAAG GGGGCTGGTACTAAGGACACCACTCTCATCCGAATCATGGTGTCCCGTTCCGAGGTCGACATGCTGGATATCCGCCAGCAATATGTGAAAAACTATGGCAAGTCTCTGTACACGGACATCTCC GGCGACACATCAGGAGACTACAAGAAGCTCCTTCTCAAGCTGTGTGGTGGCAATGACTGA
- the LOC127610186 gene encoding annexin A11-like isoform X2, whose protein sequence is MSYPGYPPQAGGYPPQPGAYPPQAGAYPPQPGTYPPQAGGYPPQPGGYPPQAGGYPPQAGGYPPQAGGYPPQAGGYPPQAGGFPPQAGGFPPQAGGYPPAPPPGSWGGGPAGGYPSIGVDNLTNPGYNAGMPGGAMPQGPAMGYPGQPMPGYPRAPSPNPTGYGAAPAPMPGYPKVPSPNPSMQAYGGGAMPMAPPVKKGFRGTIKDFPGADPLKDVEVLRKAMKGFGTDEQAIIDLLGSRSNKQRVPLLRAYKTSFGKDLIKDLHSELSGDFRKLVMATLKSPAQFDASEIHSAIKGAGTDEACLIEILSSRSNAEIKEITRIYKTEYKKSMEDAISSDTSGHFRRLLISLAQGNRDERPNVDLSLAKQDAQALYAAGENKLGTDESKFNAILCARSKSHLATVFLEYQKMCGRDIEKSISREMSGDLESGMLAVVKCIKNTPAYFAERLYKAMKGAGTKDTTLIRIMVSRSEVDMLDIRQQYVKNYGKSLYTDISGDTSGDYKKLLLKLCGGND, encoded by the exons ATGAGTTACCCTGGCTACCCTCCTCAAGCTGGTGGATACCCACCACAACCTGGTGCTTACCCACCTCAAGCAGGGGCTTACCCTCCTCAGCCTGGCACCTACCCTCCTCAGGCTGGCGGATACCCACCACAACCTGGCGGCTACCCACCTCAGGCAGGCGGTTACCCGCCCCAAGCGGGCGGCTACCCACCGCAGGCGGGCGGTTACCCACCCCAAGCAGGAGGTTACCCACCCCAGGCCGGAGGTTTTCCACCCCAGGCCGGAGGTTTTCCACCCCAGGCCGGAGGATACCCACCAGCACCTCCACCAG GCAGCTGGGGAGGCGGGCCTGCTGGCGGATATCCCTCCATAGGTGTGGACAACCTCACCAACCCAGGATACAATGCGGGCATG CCAGGAGGAGCCATGCCTCAAGGCCCGGCGATGGGCTACCCAGGCCAGCCGATGCCCGGGTACCCTCGTGCACCATCTCCCAACCCTACCGGATACGGAGCAGCACCTGCACCTATGCCAGGGTACCCGAAGGTCCCTTCTCCAAATCCATCGATGCAAGCTTATGGAGGCGGAGCCATGCCAATGGCCCCGCCTGTTAAA AAAGGGTTCAGAGGGACAATCAAGGACTTTCCTGGAGCAGACCCTCTCAAGGATGTGGAGGTCCTGAGGAAGGCCATGAAGGGCTTTG GAACTGATGAACAGGCCATCATCGACTTGCTGGGGAGTCGTTCCAACAAGCAGCGTGTTCCTTTGCTCCGTGCCTACAAAACCTCCTTTGGAAAG GATCTGATTAAGGACCTCCACTCTGAACTGTCGGGCGACTTTAGGAAGCTGGTCATGGCCACATTGAAGAGCCCGGCTCAGTTTGACGCCTCTGAGATCCATAGTGCCATTAAG GGCGCTGGAACCGACGAAGCCTGTCTGATAGAAATCCTCTCGTCTCGTTCCAATGCTGAAATCAAGGAGATAACCCGTATTTACAAAACAG AATACAAGAAGTCTATGGAGGATGCCATCAGCAGTGACACCTCAGGACACTTCCGTAGGCTCCTGATCTCCCTCGCGCAG GGTAATCGTGATGAAAGACCAAATGTCGACCTCTCACTGGCCAAGCAAGATGCTCAG GCTCTGTATGCAGCTGGAGAGAACAAGCTGGGGACGGACGAGTCCAAATTTAATGCCATCTTATGTGCCAGGAGCAAAAGCCATCTCGCAACAG TTTTTCTGGAGTACCAGAAGATGTGCGGCAGGGATATCGAGAAGAGCATCAGCAGGGAGATGTCAGGAGACTTGGAGAGCGGCATGTTGGCTGTGg TGAAGTGTATTAAGAATACACCAGCCTACTTTGCTGAGCGGCTTTACAAGGCCATGAAG GGGGCTGGTACTAAGGACACCACTCTCATCCGAATCATGGTGTCCCGTTCCGAGGTCGACATGCTGGATATCCGCCAGCAATATGTGAAAAACTATGGCAAGTCTCTGTACACGGACATCTCC GGCGACACATCAGGAGACTACAAGAAGCTCCTTCTCAAGCTGTGTGGTGGCAATGACTGA